In Carassius gibelio isolate Cgi1373 ecotype wild population from Czech Republic chromosome B19, carGib1.2-hapl.c, whole genome shotgun sequence, one DNA window encodes the following:
- the ppp1r8a gene encoding protein phosphatase 1, regulatory subunit 8a isoform X1, with translation MFTQYSARLGKMAANASTDTAVFDCPSWAGKPPPGLHLDVVKGDKLIEKLIIDEKKFYLFGRNPDLCDFTIDHQSCSRVHAALVYHRHLKRVFLMDLSSTHGTFLGRIRLEPHKPQQVPIDSTMSFGASTRVYTLREKPQTQSSSSAGDSKGLEDEELKGLLGLPEEETELENLTEFNTAHNKRISTLTIEEGNLEIQRPKRKRRSSRVSFSEEEEIINPEDVDPSVGRFRNMVQTAVVPLKKKKLEGRSTLGLEESVARRLQSFPLSAGLYGDLPPTSHEATGQSGSSAITGGTPLTFPNPAPEVDVSPTTAQPPAVLNPTPAPGPYSTETLNEPRKKKYAKEAWPGKKPTPSLLI, from the exons ATGTTTACCCAGTATTCCGCGCGACTGGGCAAGATGGCGGCGAATGCAAGCACAGACACAGCTGTCTTCGACTGCCCGTCATG GGCAGGAAAACCTCCACCTGGACTCCATCTGGACGTGGTTAAAGGAGACAAATTAATAGAG AAGCTGATCATCGATGAGAAGAAGTTCTATCTGTTTGGGAGGAACCCTGACCTCTGTGACTTCACCATAGACCACCAGTCGTGCTCGCGGGTGCACGCGGCGCTGGTCTACCACAGACACCTGAAGAGAGTGTTCCTCATGGACCTCAGCAGCA CCCACGGCACATTTCTGGGCAGAATCCGCCTGGAGCCGCACAAACCTCAGCAGGTGCCGATCGACTCCACCATGTCGTTCGGAGCGTCCACACGCGTCTACACGCTGAGAGAGAAACCACAGACGCAGAGCAGCTCCAGCGCCGGAGACAGTAAAGGGCTGGAGGACGAGGAACTGAAGGGGCTGCTGGGACTGCCGGAGGAGGAGACCGAGCTCGAG AACCTGACAGAGTTCAACACGGCTCATAACAAACGCATTTCTACGCTCACCATTGAAGAAGGAAACCTGGAGATCCAGAGAcccaagaggaagaggaggagctcGCGAGTTTCCTTCAGTGAAGAAGAGGAGATCATAAACCCAG AGGACGTGGACCCGTCTGTGGGACGCTTCAGGAACATGGTGCAGACGGCTGTGGTTCCTCTTAAG aagaagaagctggaaggGCGCAGTACTCTGGGATTGGAGGAGAGCGTGGCGCGGCGGTTACAGAGCTTCCCGCTGAGCGCTGGGCTGTACGGAGACCTGCCCCCCACCAGCCACGAGGCCACAGGACAGAGCGGCTCGTCTGCCATCACGGGTGGGACGCCGCTGACCTTCCCCAACCCGGCCCCAGAGGTGGACGTCTCGCCCACGACGGCGCAGCCGCCCGCTGTGCTGAACCCCACTCCTGCTCCCGGACCCTACTCGACCGAGACGCTCAACGAGCCGCGCAAGAAGAAGTACGCCAAGGAGGCATGGCCTGGCAAAAAGCCCACCCCCTCCCTCCTGATTTGA
- the ppp1r8a gene encoding protein phosphatase 1, regulatory subunit 8a isoform X2 codes for MDLSSTHGTFLGRIRLEPHKPQQVPIDSTMSFGASTRVYTLREKPQTQSSSSAGDSKGLEDEELKGLLGLPEEETELENLTEFNTAHNKRISTLTIEEGNLEIQRPKRKRRSSRVSFSEEEEIINPEDVDPSVGRFRNMVQTAVVPLKKKKLEGRSTLGLEESVARRLQSFPLSAGLYGDLPPTSHEATGQSGSSAITGGTPLTFPNPAPEVDVSPTTAQPPAVLNPTPAPGPYSTETLNEPRKKKYAKEAWPGKKPTPSLLI; via the exons ATGGACCTCAGCAGCA CCCACGGCACATTTCTGGGCAGAATCCGCCTGGAGCCGCACAAACCTCAGCAGGTGCCGATCGACTCCACCATGTCGTTCGGAGCGTCCACACGCGTCTACACGCTGAGAGAGAAACCACAGACGCAGAGCAGCTCCAGCGCCGGAGACAGTAAAGGGCTGGAGGACGAGGAACTGAAGGGGCTGCTGGGACTGCCGGAGGAGGAGACCGAGCTCGAG AACCTGACAGAGTTCAACACGGCTCATAACAAACGCATTTCTACGCTCACCATTGAAGAAGGAAACCTGGAGATCCAGAGAcccaagaggaagaggaggagctcGCGAGTTTCCTTCAGTGAAGAAGAGGAGATCATAAACCCAG AGGACGTGGACCCGTCTGTGGGACGCTTCAGGAACATGGTGCAGACGGCTGTGGTTCCTCTTAAG aagaagaagctggaaggGCGCAGTACTCTGGGATTGGAGGAGAGCGTGGCGCGGCGGTTACAGAGCTTCCCGCTGAGCGCTGGGCTGTACGGAGACCTGCCCCCCACCAGCCACGAGGCCACAGGACAGAGCGGCTCGTCTGCCATCACGGGTGGGACGCCGCTGACCTTCCCCAACCCGGCCCCAGAGGTGGACGTCTCGCCCACGACGGCGCAGCCGCCCGCTGTGCTGAACCCCACTCCTGCTCCCGGACCCTACTCGACCGAGACGCTCAACGAGCCGCGCAAGAAGAAGTACGCCAAGGAGGCATGGCCTGGCAAAAAGCCCACCCCCTCCCTCCTGATTTGA